The genomic region GCCACAGGAATCGGCCGTCGTCACCGCGGCGGAACCAGTTGACGAAGAAGATCTTCGGCATCTTCGACTCGTCGTTCTCCTTGCCCAGCCTGATCCAGTGCGCGAAGTAGTCGCCGACGTTGTAGCCCAGGAACGGCAGCATCGCCATCGGGTCGCGCCGCACGGTGCCGACCTTGCCCTCGGCGGCGGCCGTCTGCTCACTGCCCATGGTCGCGCCGATGAACACACCGTGCTGCCAGTCGCGCGCCTCGGTCACCAGCGGCACCGTCGTCTTGCGCCGGGCGCCGAACAGGATCGCCGAGATCGGCACGCCCTGCGGGTCGTCCCACTCCGGAGCCAGCGTCGGGCACTGCGACATCGGGGTGCAGTACCGCGAATTCGGATGCGCGGCCTTCTCTTCCGAGTCGGGCGTCCAGTCGCGCTTCTTCCAGTCGATGAGGTGCTGCGGGTCGCCTTCGAGACCCTCCCACCACACGTCGTTGTCGTCGGTCAGCGCGACGTTGGTGAAGACGGTGTTGCCGGCCTCGATGGTCTTCATGGCGTTCGGGTTGGTGCCCCAATTGGTGCCGGGCGCGACGCCGAAGAAGCCGAACTCCGGGTTCACCGCGTAAAGGCGGCCGTCCTTGCCGAAGCGCATCCAGGCGATGTCGTCACCGACGGTCTCGGCGCGCCACCCCGGAATCGTGGGCTGCAGCATGGCGAGATTGGTCTTGCCGCACGCCGACGGGAACGCCGCGGCGACGTAGTACGCCTTGTCCTCCGGCGAGATCAGCTTGAGGATCAGCATGTGCTCGGCGAGCCAGCCCTCGTCGTGCGCCATCGCCGAGGCGATGCGCAGCGAGTAGCACTTCTTGCCGAGTAGCGCGTTACCGCCGTATCCGGAGCCGAAGCTCCAGATCTCCCGGGTCTCCGGGAAGTGGCTGATGTACTTGGTGTCATTGCAGGGCCACGGCACGTCATTTTTTCGCGAGCCGTCGGCCCCCTCAAGCGGCGCGCCGATCGAGTGCAGCGCCTTGACGAAGAAACCGTCGGTGCCCATCTTGTCCAGCGCGGCCCGGCCCATCCGGGTCATCGTGCGCATCGACACCACGACGTACTCCGAGTCGGTGATCTCGACACCGAGCTTGGGATCCTCGGCGCCCAGCGGGCCCATGCAGAACGGCACCACGTACATGGTGCGGCCACGCATACAGCCGCGGTACAGGTCGGTCATGGTCTGCCGCATCTCGGCCGGGTCCATCCAGTTGTTGGTGGGGCCGGCGTCGATTTCGTTCTCGGTGCAGATGAAGGTGCGCGACTCGACGCGAGCCACGTCGGAGGGGTCGGACAGCGCGAGGTAGGAGTTGGGTTTCTTCTCCTCATCGAGCTGGTGGAAGGTGCCGGCTTCGACCAGTTGCGCACACAGGCGCGCGTTCTCCTCGTCGGAGCCGTCGGCGAACACCACGCGATCGGGTTGCGTCAGCTCGGCGACCTCCCGGACCCAAGCGAGCAGACCTTCATGCTTCGTCGGTGCGGTGTCCAGACCTGGGATGGTCGCTGCGGTCATGAAAATCTCCTGTGTAAGTGTCTGCCAGGACCCAAGAATCCGTGTGCACCGGCCAGACAGGGTTCAGGCGGCGCCGCGGTCTCCCTGTACAGAGGTTAACGCGGGTGACATACCCGCGGTGAATCGGGAGTATGTCCGATCACTCACAGGAACGATTCAGAAAACCCCCGTTTTCGTCATGCCCAGGTGAAGGGCACCGACTAATGATGCGCTTTCGACGCAGCAACCTCGACTACCCGGGTCCGCTCGGCGCGCACGGCGTCGAGGGCGCGTTGCAGCAGCGGCAACCGCCGGTCCCGCCCGACGGCGGATCGGGCGCTCAGCGTGGCGTACTGGCGAAGTTCGGCGTCGATCTGGGCCATGCGGTCCTCCGCGGCGGCACTCTCACGCTGGCCGCGGTCCTCCGCCGTAGAGGTGAGCACGGTCTCCGCGGCCAGGATCCGGGTCGCAACGTGCTCTTCGGCTGCGTACCTCAGCGTGTTCGTCACATCGGTGACCCACCGGTCCAGCACGGCCCGGTCGTGCAGCAACCCGCGGATGCCGATCACCCACAAGGTGAGCACCAGCCCGACGAGGCCTCCGGCCACCAGCCCTCCGGCGGTCGGTCCGGCGGCCGGTCCCGCGAGTAGTCGCGTCACAACCAGCGCCACTCCCAGGCCGAATCCGGCGCCGAGAATCGCCGTCAGCTGCGTCTCCAGCCCGCGCGCCCCCGTCGGCGGCGGCCCGATCGCGGGCGGCGAGGGCGGCGAGGGCACCGGCACCGCGGGCAGCTCGAGCCGGCGCGCCACATCGGCCAGCTGCTCGGTGATGCCCCGGTCCAGCTCGTCGACCACTTCGGCGACGCGTTCGCGCACGTGCGCCTCGAATCCCCGCAGCCGTCGCCTGCTCCGTGCGGAGACGTCCCCGGTGAGCTCGGCCCGCACCGATGCGCAGCGGTTCCGCGCCATGTAGCCGAGCCGCACCCGAGCCTGCTGAAGTTGAGCGCGCAGCGTGACGATGCGCTTCGCCCGAGCCGACCGTTGATCGCGGGTGATCCGGTCGCGGGCCTGATGCAGCGCCGCCACCCGGACCCGCCCATCTGCGCCCGCAGCGTCCCCGCGGCAGTGGTCGATCAGCTCCTGCAGATGAGACTCCCACGCGCGCAACCGATTCCGCTGCGTCAGCGCGGGCTCGGCCATCCGTTGCCGCAGCAGGCCCACGAGCTCGTCGACGAGCGGCTCACCGAGGTCGGGCGCCGCGGCGGAACCGACCCACGACACGGGTGCATATCGCCGTGCCCGGGCGGCCAGTAGCGCACGGTTGCCCGCCAGCACCTCGCGCCAGTCGCGGTACGCGTCGATCTTCGACACCACGCCGATCACCAGGTCCGTGTTGACGGCGGCGGAGTCGAGCACACCGCAGTCCGATTCGGTCAACACCGCCGCGGCGGACACCACGAACACCACCGCGGCGGGGGCGTCGGCGCGCGGCAGTTCCTCGACGAAGACCTGCTCGGGTATGCGGTCGCGCAGAGCGCTGACCACGCTGGTGGTGCCCGCGAGCCGCGGACCGGCGACCAGCACGACGTCCACCGCGCGGACGGCGGGCGGGGTCATGCCCGGCTCGATCGCGGCGACGAGGGCGTCGGCCCGCTCCTCGCTCACCGTGACCGCCCGAGCAGCCGCAACGAGCCTCGGGTGATGTCGGCAGCGCATGCGCGGTGCAGCGAATCGACCGGCCCCCGCGCGTAGCGCCGCCAGTGCACCGCCCGCCGCAGATGAGCGGGCGCGTCGTCACCCCTGTCGACTCGTGTTCCTGCGGCTTCGACGACCCGCACCGCGGCGGTCATGACCGCCAGCACGGTGTCGTCGGTGCGTAGCAGATCGGCCAACCGGTCGTCGTCGGATTGCGCTGCCAGCGCGCACAATTCGGTGATGGTCCGCCGCAGTCGGCGGTACCGCAGCGGCGCGGCCGCGGCGTCGAGTTGCTCGAGCACCCCGTCGATTCCGCTGAGCCGGCGAAGTTGTGCCGCCAGCGACCCGGCATCGCCGCCGTCGGCCAGGGCCACCACGGCATGCACGACACCCAACCGGTCCAGGGTCGTGATCAGGCGACGGCGCACCGGTTCGCTCACCAAATGCAGTCCCGAGGTGAACGCGTCGGCCGAGGACAGGTCGGCCGGCGCATGGACCAGGGCCCGGAGCGCGCCGATGAGCTCGTCATCGAGGGTGACGTCGGCCAGCAGTGCGCTCATCGCGACGACCGGCGCTCCGGCCCGCGCACGGTATTCGGCGGCGCGCCGCCGGGCCAGCGCCATCGGCCCGCCCGAGCCGAACCCACACGCGTCGGCCTTGTTCAGCACGACGACGCCAGGGCGCCCGAGCGCGTCGAGCAGCGCGCGGTCCTCGGGTTTGAGCACCTCGGCGATCACCACCACGCCGACGTCGGCGAGTTCCGGGTCCGGCGTCACCGACACGCCCGCGCCGGCCAGGGCGGCGGCCACCGTGGAGGTGCCGACCCCGTGGCGACCCTGCACCGCGACGCGCACCGGCGCCCTGAGGCGCGCAGCAAGGTGCGCCAGCCGGGTGTCCCGGCCGTCGTCGGCGAACTGCCTGAGCGTGTCCGCGAAGTCCACGATGCCGATCGTGGCAGGTGGGGCCGCGCGGCACGAGGCCCTCACCGCGCGCCTGGGGACAGCTCGGGGCACTGGCCGTCGAAGGCAACTGTTGGGTATCAATCTGAGACACGATGCGGGTACTCGTGTGTCGATGAGCCACCATGGACGGATGCATTTGCCCGGGCCCGACGTCGCGGACGTCTCGGCACCGCAGCTCGATGTCGCCGGCGGCCCGGCTCAGGGGCCCGATGTCGCCGGCGGCCCGGCTCAGGGGCCCGATGTCGCGCAGCACCCGCACCGGTTGCCGCGGGTCACCAGCTTCCGCACCCGACGCAGCGCTCTGTCGGCCGCTCAACAGGCGACATGGGACCGCCGGTGGCCGGAGATCGGCATGCACGCCCGCGACGCCGACGGTCCCGCTCCGCGGCTGGACACCGCTGCGTGGTTCGGCCGCTCGGCGCCGGTGGTGCTGGAGATCGGCTGCGGCACCGGCACCTCGACGCTGGCCATGGCCACGACCGAACCGCATATCGACGTGGTGGCCGTCGAGGTGTACCGCCGCGGGCTGGCCCAGCTGTTGTCGGGTATCGACCGCAACGGGATCACCAACATCCGGCTGGTCCGCGGCGACGGCGTCGACGTCCTCGAGCACATGTTCGGACCGGAATCGCTGACCGGCGTGCGGGTGTTCTTCCCCGACCCCTGGCCGAAGGCCCGCCACCACAAAAGACGGCTGCTGCAGCCGGCCACAGTCGCGTTGATCGCCGACAGACTGCGGCCCGGCGGGATCCTGCACGCCGCGACCGATCACGCCGGATACGCAGAACACATCGGCGAGGTCGGTGATGCCGAACAGCGGCTCCGCCGCATCGCCGCTACCGACGACCTGCCCATCTCCGTCGAGCGGCCCGTCACCAAGTACGAGAACAAGGCGCAGGACGCGGGCAGCGCCGTCGCCGAACTGCTCTGGGAGAAAAGGTGAGCGTCGCCGACGACATAGACGGAATCGAGGACGTCAAGGACGTTGCGCACGTCGGCGAGTTGACGCCACCCCAGCCGCAATCGGTCGAGACGACGGCGCGCGTACTGCTGGTCTGGGACGCGCCGAACCTCGACATGGGTCTCGGCTCGCTGTTGGGCGGCAGGCCCACCGCGGCACACCGGCCGCGGTTCGACGCGCTGGGCCGCTGGCTGTTGTCGCGCACCGCGGAGCTGTCCGCCCAGATCGGGGCCGCGGCCCGGCCTGTCTCACTGGAACCGGAGGCGACCGTCTTCACGAACATCGCCCCCGGCAGCGCCGACGTCGTCCGGCCATGGGTGGAGGCGTTGCGCAACGTGGGCTTCGCGGTTTTCGCCAAGCCGAAGATCGACGAGGACAGCGACGTGGACAGCGACATGCTGGATCACATCGCCCTGCGGCGCCGCGAGGGGCTGGCCGGCGTGCTGGTGGCATCGGCCGACGGTCAGGCGTTCAAACAGCCACTGGAGGAAATCGCCCGCGACGGCATCCCGGTCCAGGTGCTCGGATTTCGCGAACATGCCAGCTGGGCGCTAGCGTCGGATACCTTGGAGTTCGTCGACCTAGAGGACATTCCTGGTGTTTTCCGGGAACCGCTACCGCGGATCGGACTCGATTCGCTGCCCGAGCAAGGGGCATGGCTGCAGCCATTCCGGCCGCTGTCCTCGCTACTGACCTCGCGTGTCAACAACTGAAATGCGCGAAAGTCGCCTAGAGATCTTGTGAATTAAGGAGCTTGAGTGTTCGCCTGGTGGGGTCGAACGGTGTACCGGTTCCGATACGCGGTTATCGGAATCATGGTCGCACTGTGCCTTGGTGGCGGCGTGTACGGGATCAGCCTCGGAGATCACGTCACCCAGAGCGGCTTCTACGACGAGGGCAGCCAGTCGGTGGCGGCCTCGATCGCTGCCGACGAAGCCTACGGACGAGACCGGACGAGTCACGTCGTCGCGATCCTGACACCGCCCGACGGCAAGAAGGTCGACGACCCGGAGTGGATGCGTGAGACCACCAGCGAACTCGACAAGCTGGTGGCCGACAATCCCGACCAGGTCGAAGCGTGGGTCGGGTGGCTGAAGGC from Mycobacterium sp. IDR2000157661 harbors:
- a CDS encoding NYN domain-containing protein, with translation MTPPQPQSVETTARVLLVWDAPNLDMGLGSLLGGRPTAAHRPRFDALGRWLLSRTAELSAQIGAAARPVSLEPEATVFTNIAPGSADVVRPWVEALRNVGFAVFAKPKIDEDSDVDSDMLDHIALRRREGLAGVLVASADGQAFKQPLEEIARDGIPVQVLGFREHASWALASDTLEFVDLEDIPGVFREPLPRIGLDSLPEQGAWLQPFRPLSSLLTSRVNN
- the trmB gene encoding tRNA (guanosine(46)-N7)-methyltransferase TrmB yields the protein MSHHGRMHLPGPDVADVSAPQLDVAGGPAQGPDVAGGPAQGPDVAQHPHRLPRVTSFRTRRSALSAAQQATWDRRWPEIGMHARDADGPAPRLDTAAWFGRSAPVVLEIGCGTGTSTLAMATTEPHIDVVAVEVYRRGLAQLLSGIDRNGITNIRLVRGDGVDVLEHMFGPESLTGVRVFFPDPWPKARHHKRRLLQPATVALIADRLRPGGILHAATDHAGYAEHIGEVGDAEQRLRRIAATDDLPISVERPVTKYENKAQDAGSAVAELLWEKR
- a CDS encoding phosphoenolpyruvate carboxykinase (GTP), translated to MTAATIPGLDTAPTKHEGLLAWVREVAELTQPDRVVFADGSDEENARLCAQLVEAGTFHQLDEEKKPNSYLALSDPSDVARVESRTFICTENEIDAGPTNNWMDPAEMRQTMTDLYRGCMRGRTMYVVPFCMGPLGAEDPKLGVEITDSEYVVVSMRTMTRMGRAALDKMGTDGFFVKALHSIGAPLEGADGSRKNDVPWPCNDTKYISHFPETREIWSFGSGYGGNALLGKKCYSLRIASAMAHDEGWLAEHMLILKLISPEDKAYYVAAAFPSACGKTNLAMLQPTIPGWRAETVGDDIAWMRFGKDGRLYAVNPEFGFFGVAPGTNWGTNPNAMKTIEAGNTVFTNVALTDDNDVWWEGLEGDPQHLIDWKKRDWTPDSEEKAAHPNSRYCTPMSQCPTLAPEWDDPQGVPISAILFGARRKTTVPLVTEARDWQHGVFIGATMGSEQTAAAEGKVGTVRRDPMAMLPFLGYNVGDYFAHWIRLGKENDESKMPKIFFVNWFRRGDDGRFLWPGFGENSRVMKWIIDRIEHRAGGRTTPIGTVPTAEDLDLDGLDVDAADVDAALAVNVDEWREELPQIEEWFEFVGEKLPTGIKDEFDALKHRLAEAE